A region of the Chlamydiota bacterium genome:
ACGTCCCCGGCTTCAAGTGCCACCACTGCAAGCCGCCTAGCCTGAGCCCGTCGATGCCGGTCGTGGTGATCGGGTACCGGGAGTACGGCATCGGCCCAGCGTAGAGCATCGACCACGCGGTGAGATAGTAGGTGCCGTAGTTCGGCGTCACGACCCTGACGAACGGGTAGAACGACGTCGAGATGGCGTCCGCGTAGCCCCAGATGTACATCGTGTCGTCCTCGGCGGAGAAGCTCGTCTCGTTCGTGCCGAGGCGCACGGGCGGACGCGGCGTGGGCGTGGCGCTGCCGAAACTCACGTTCGCCGTCTGCCACAAGTAGTTGTAGTACGGTTCCGGACTGTGGGTGGACCTGCAGTCGTAGTCGATGTCCATACTGAGCCGGAAGAGGCCTTTCGGCCGGAGGCCGCTCGCCGTGCCCCAGCTGTTGAGCAATATCCAGTAGCGGTTCCCCGGTTCGTCGTTGTACCCGACGCAGAGGACGGCGTGCCCCAGCCGCTTCGAATCATACTTGTTGCAATAGTCGTCGAAAGTCCATACGGCGGACTCGTTGTTGCTGCTCCACCACAAGTCGAAGGCGAGCCAGTCGGCCTGGTTGCTCACGAAGAAGGCGAGGAAGACGGCCTTGTTCTGGTTCAGGACGTTCTTGATGTTGCTGATCGCCGTCTCATTGCCCACGCCGTGCGTTTCAATCCTGGTTTCCTGGATCGAGACGATCTTGTACGAGGGGGAGGTCGAGACGGAGCCGCACGCCGTGTGGCACGTGCCGTCGCCGTCCTGCCAGTCCGCGTTCGAGTTGGACCAGGGGATCGCCCTCCCGGTCGCGGTGTAGAAATCCGCGAAATCGGACAGAAACCCCACGTCGCAGCACGTCTTCCCGATCACGGAGGATTGGCACGAGTTGATGTACTGCACGGAGAGTCGCTTGTAGATGCCCTTCTGCACCGCGAGGGCGACCTCCATAATGCCGGTCCCGGTCCACGCCCAGCAGTTGCTGCACTTTCCCTGATTCCGCTGCGCCGCGTCGTACGTGAGGTAGCCGAGGACGCTATTCGAGCCCCGCTTCGGCTTGATCGCGGGGTCGATGTACGCCTTCGGAGCC
Encoded here:
- a CDS encoding C1 family peptidase translates to MKRSLASLALTAALLALAAPLAAQGEHPAMVMDDATMRQWVESFESAPKAYIDPAIKPKRGSNSVLGYLTYDAAQRNQGKCSNCWAWTGTGIMEVALAVQKGIYKRLSVQYINSCQSSVIGKTCCDVGFLSDFADFYTATGRAIPWSNSNADWQDGDGTCHTACGSVSTSPSYKIVSIQETRIETHGVGNETAISNIKNVLNQNKAVFLAFFVSNQADWLAFDLWWSSNNESAVWTFDDYCNKYDSKRLGHAVLCVGYNDEPGNRYWILLNSWGTASGLRPKGLFRLSMDIDYDCRSTHSPEPYYNYLWQTANVSFGSATPTPRPPVRLGTNETSFSAEDDTMYIWGYADAISTSFYPFVRVVTPNYGTYYLTAWSMLYAGPMPYSRYPITTTGIDGLRLGGLQWWHLKPGTYYLEGGGVNAAQPVTASGAYNYIGSVHRTPFTLN